One genomic segment of Longimicrobium sp. includes these proteins:
- the rpsJ gene encoding 30S ribosomal protein S10 yields the protein MAGKIRIRLKGFDHAVIDQTTADIVRTAEKTGATISGPIPLPTRVQRWTVLRSPHVDKKSREQFELKTHKRVIDILDSRPQTVDALTKLDLPAGVDVEIKVD from the coding sequence ATGGCAGGCAAGATCCGGATCCGGCTGAAGGGCTTCGATCACGCGGTGATCGACCAGACCACGGCCGACATCGTGCGCACGGCGGAGAAGACGGGGGCCACCATCAGCGGCCCCATTCCCCTTCCCACGCGCGTGCAGCGGTGGACCGTGCTGCGGTCGCCGCACGTGGACAAGAAGAGCCGCGAGCAGTTCGAGCTGAAGACGCACAAGCGTGTGATCGACATCCTGGACTCGCGCCCGCAGACCGTCGACGCCCTCACCAAGCTGGATCTTCCGGCGGGTGTGGACGTCGAGATCAAGGTGGACTGA
- the rplC gene encoding 50S ribosomal protein L3 → MNAIIGRKLGMTQIFDEAGAVVPVTVIEAGPCPVVQVRSQEKEGYTAVQLGFGQQKDTRASKAEKGHALKAGLQAAPAVLKEFRFDETPEVGSTVTVGGFERGGRVKVTGVTKGRGFQGVMKRHGFGGGRASHGATRIHRAPGSIGAGTNPSRVIKGKRMPGHMGAEQQTVRNLLVAKVDAEKNLLYVRGAVPGPVNGVVFVQKQ, encoded by the coding sequence ATGAACGCGATCATCGGACGCAAGCTGGGGATGACCCAGATCTTCGACGAGGCGGGCGCCGTGGTGCCCGTGACCGTCATCGAGGCCGGGCCCTGCCCGGTGGTGCAGGTGCGGAGCCAGGAGAAGGAGGGCTACACCGCCGTCCAGCTCGGCTTCGGCCAGCAGAAGGACACCCGCGCGAGCAAGGCCGAGAAGGGCCACGCGCTGAAGGCCGGCCTGCAGGCCGCCCCCGCGGTGCTGAAGGAGTTCCGCTTCGACGAGACCCCCGAGGTCGGCTCGACCGTCACGGTGGGCGGCTTCGAGCGCGGCGGCCGCGTGAAGGTCACCGGCGTGACCAAGGGGCGCGGCTTCCAGGGCGTGATGAAGCGCCACGGCTTTGGCGGCGGGCGCGCCAGCCACGGCGCCACCCGCATCCACCGCGCGCCCGGCTCCATCGGCGCCGGCACCAACCCCAGCCGCGTGATCAAGGGGAAGCGCATGCCCGGCCACATGGGGGCCGAGCAGCAGACCGTACGCAACCTGCTGGTCGCCAAGGTGGACGCCGAGAAGAACCTGCTGTACGTGCGCGGCGCGGTGCCGGGGCCCGTGAACGGCGTGGTTTTCGTCCAGAAGCAGTGA